One window of Methylococcus sp. EFPC2 genomic DNA carries:
- a CDS encoding long-chain fatty acid--CoA ligase, whose product MLSLAHALKATAEQYGAQPAVIGIDRVVDYASFDVSSDAIATSLVRNGIAKGDRVALYCINCAEFAIAYAGIIKAGAAVVPLNLLQPPDALAYILQDSDAKGLLFHAAFAEQAGHLLSKLAGLSFSISIGARIEGSLAWEEEVSTPVAPPVLKFDANEDLAAILYTSGTTGKPKGAMLTHANLLANVDSVHKAMQWRRAGDVVIVVLPMFHAFAATVGMLAPLLCGSAIVPLPKFDPEGVATAIARTQASIFLGVPSMFSVLLRLKPEQAGLFQSLRFCVSGGASLPVEILRRFEAQFGKTIYEGDGPTECSPVTCVNPIDGLVKPGTVGLPVPNVEMRIVDDEGRELPRGEVGEIAVRGPNVMKGYWKLPEATRETFRDGWFLTGDLGTEDEDGYFSIVDRKKDLIIVNGMNVYPRIVEESLYRMPGIREVAVVGELHGLHGEIPVAFIVREEEGQPTEADIRNWCKEHLGRHEFPRKYVFIPELPKNAAGKVLKRELRKHGEVERGVVGLE is encoded by the coding sequence ATGCTGTCCCTCGCTCATGCTTTAAAGGCCACCGCCGAACAGTACGGCGCCCAGCCGGCGGTCATCGGCATCGACCGCGTCGTGGATTATGCGTCTTTCGACGTCTCCTCGGATGCCATCGCCACCTCCCTGGTTCGAAACGGCATCGCCAAAGGCGATCGCGTGGCGCTTTATTGCATCAATTGCGCCGAATTCGCTATCGCCTATGCCGGCATCATCAAGGCGGGAGCCGCCGTGGTGCCGCTCAATCTCCTGCAACCCCCCGACGCCTTGGCGTACATCCTCCAGGACTCCGACGCGAAAGGCTTGCTGTTCCATGCGGCATTCGCCGAACAAGCCGGCCACCTGTTGAGCAAGCTAGCCGGCTTGAGCTTTTCGATCAGCATCGGAGCGCGTATTGAAGGCTCACTGGCGTGGGAGGAGGAGGTGAGCACGCCCGTTGCACCGCCCGTGCTCAAATTCGATGCGAACGAGGATCTGGCCGCGATTCTTTACACCTCGGGCACGACCGGCAAGCCCAAAGGCGCGATGCTGACGCATGCCAACCTGCTAGCCAACGTGGACAGCGTGCACAAAGCCATGCAGTGGCGCAGGGCCGGCGATGTGGTGATCGTCGTATTACCGATGTTTCACGCCTTCGCGGCGACGGTCGGCATGTTGGCTCCGCTGTTGTGCGGCAGTGCCATCGTGCCATTACCGAAATTCGACCCGGAAGGCGTCGCCACGGCCATCGCCCGTACCCAGGCGAGCATATTTCTGGGCGTGCCCAGCATGTTCAGCGTGTTGCTGCGGCTGAAGCCCGAGCAAGCCGGCCTGTTTCAATCCCTCAGGTTCTGCGTGTCCGGCGGGGCCTCCTTGCCGGTCGAGATCCTGCGACGTTTCGAAGCCCAGTTCGGCAAGACCATCTACGAGGGTGACGGTCCCACGGAATGTTCGCCGGTCACCTGCGTCAATCCCATAGACGGTTTGGTCAAGCCGGGAACCGTCGGCCTGCCGGTACCGAATGTCGAGATGCGCATCGTGGACGACGAGGGTCGTGAACTGCCCCGCGGCGAGGTGGGTGAAATCGCCGTGCGGGGACCCAACGTGATGAAAGGTTACTGGAAGCTGCCGGAGGCGACGCGCGAGACCTTCCGCGACGGCTGGTTTCTGACCGGCGACCTGGGCACGGAGGATGAAGACGGTTATTTCAGCATCGTGGACCGCAAGAAAGACCTCATCATCGTGAATGGCATGAACGTCTACCCGCGGATCGTGGAAGAGTCGCTCTACCGCATGCCGGGCATACGGGAAGTCGCGGTGGTCGGAGAATTGCACGGCCTGCACGGGGAAATCCCGGTGGCCTTCATCGTACGGGAAGAAGAAGGTCAACCGACTGAAGCCGACATCCGCAACTGGTGCAAGGAACATCTCGGTCGTCATGAGTTCCCGCGCAAATACGTGTTTATCCCAGAACTGCCCAAAAATGCGGCAGGTAAAGTCCTCAAACGCGAACTGCGCAAGCACGGCGAAGTCGAGCGTGGCGTGGTGGGTTTAGAATAA
- a CDS encoding CHASE2 domain-containing protein, whose protein sequence is MAFKESSAKELSIARFFIRPIVRGWWLPAILGLISALLALTPFDNLLEQGYGLPALAAARNLIYGARAPDDIVIVSVEQQSFFQYPESVACLQRQLGQLDRCWPRPFYGLLADTLKRYGAELVVLNVLFPRSREDEDAAFAKAIRQAGNVLLQDYMYRNKTGAHSELIGVLPPVSPIAEAALASAPFPLPDTVRNLPRFWHLIPSVTFGREGNTAGHRIALPAAALHVMTMQKSWDGLLDILRRLAPSTGEYFAGHRDGPRPIDDLMNRLLQTIQQQPSLPSEALGQIERGGYGPEATRYLSALFKLYRQDDLLDINVYGPSATLLTIPFHEVEQHPELFRGKVVFVGLELDLVKTAKGGSFDTPFAEISSTELLATAYANLLDASYLYPYAQTGWQQAALIFLWAYLLTAAATNLNIKHTIPTLAGLAATYAVAAVWLLADANVWLPLVSPLWQIFVSALVGVSYVYFRFVVTLASVAISPELMPEFTPASSPVSSDLREYLGACLVTDAQGFTALADSRDGEWLARFMSEYQTVVGSPVAEHRGIVKDWAGDGMMALWLQPFSEKPEQESGLTVTDAVDAALRIRTEVERFTLRREVEFPIRIGINYGPMWISGHGELKAFGDTLNMTQRLEALNKVLSTRILISLSIANRLQGYAIRNLGTFLLPGKKEAVPVFELIGPGDALPRAFEPLMAGFAAALNWFETGYWARAYETFSRLHTTYPDDGPTEFYLAQCRERLHGELL, encoded by the coding sequence ATGGCGTTCAAAGAGTCATCAGCGAAGGAGCTTTCCATCGCCCGCTTCTTTATCCGCCCTATCGTCCGAGGGTGGTGGCTGCCTGCCATTCTGGGCCTCATCAGCGCCCTACTCGCCCTGACTCCCTTCGACAACCTGTTGGAGCAAGGCTACGGCCTCCCCGCCTTGGCGGCGGCCCGCAACCTGATCTACGGAGCTCGCGCTCCCGACGACATCGTCATCGTCAGTGTGGAACAACAATCATTTTTTCAGTACCCGGAAAGTGTCGCCTGCCTGCAGCGCCAACTGGGCCAACTGGACCGCTGCTGGCCCCGGCCGTTCTATGGCCTGCTCGCCGACACGCTCAAACGCTACGGCGCCGAACTGGTCGTACTGAACGTGTTGTTTCCGCGCAGCCGAGAAGACGAGGACGCCGCCTTCGCCAAGGCGATCCGACAGGCCGGCAACGTGCTGTTGCAGGATTATATGTACCGCAATAAAACCGGGGCGCATAGCGAGCTGATTGGCGTGCTGCCGCCTGTCAGCCCGATTGCGGAAGCGGCACTGGCCTCAGCCCCCTTCCCGCTGCCCGACACCGTCCGCAACCTGCCTCGGTTCTGGCATCTGATCCCATCGGTGACCTTCGGCAGGGAGGGCAACACGGCGGGCCATCGCATCGCACTACCCGCCGCCGCCTTGCACGTCATGACGATGCAAAAATCCTGGGACGGATTGCTCGACATACTTCGGCGACTGGCGCCGAGTACCGGGGAATACTTCGCAGGGCACCGCGATGGACCGCGGCCGATCGACGATCTCATGAACCGCCTGCTGCAGACGATACAGCAACAGCCAAGCCTGCCGTCCGAGGCACTGGGCCAGATCGAGCGGGGTGGCTACGGGCCAGAGGCGACCCGCTACCTTTCCGCGCTGTTCAAACTCTACCGCCAGGACGACTTGCTCGACATCAATGTCTATGGCCCTTCCGCCACACTGCTCACGATACCGTTCCACGAAGTGGAGCAACATCCCGAACTGTTCCGCGGCAAGGTGGTGTTTGTTGGTCTCGAACTCGACCTGGTGAAAACGGCCAAAGGCGGCAGTTTCGACACTCCGTTTGCGGAAATCAGCAGCACCGAACTGCTGGCGACGGCCTACGCCAACCTGCTCGATGCCAGCTACCTCTATCCTTACGCGCAAACGGGCTGGCAACAGGCTGCACTGATTTTCCTGTGGGCCTATTTGCTGACCGCAGCCGCCACCAACCTAAACATCAAACATACCATTCCGACGTTGGCCGGTCTTGCCGCGACTTATGCCGTAGCCGCCGTCTGGCTTCTGGCCGACGCCAACGTATGGCTGCCCCTCGTCAGCCCCCTATGGCAGATCTTCGTATCGGCTTTGGTCGGGGTTTCTTACGTATATTTCAGATTCGTCGTCACGCTGGCCTCGGTAGCGATCTCCCCCGAGCTGATGCCAGAATTCACTCCGGCCTCATCTCCGGTTTCATCAGATTTACGCGAATACCTGGGTGCCTGCCTAGTGACCGATGCTCAAGGCTTCACCGCCCTTGCGGACAGCCGGGACGGCGAGTGGCTGGCCCGCTTCATGAGCGAGTACCAAACGGTGGTCGGCTCACCGGTCGCGGAGCATCGCGGCATCGTCAAGGATTGGGCCGGCGACGGCATGATGGCCTTATGGCTGCAGCCGTTCAGCGAGAAACCCGAGCAGGAATCCGGCCTCACCGTGACCGATGCGGTCGATGCCGCGCTGCGGATACGGACCGAAGTGGAACGGTTTACCCTACGGCGTGAAGTCGAATTTCCCATACGCATCGGCATCAACTACGGCCCCATGTGGATATCCGGACACGGCGAGTTGAAAGCCTTCGGGGATACTTTGAATATGACGCAACGCCTGGAAGCGCTCAACAAAGTACTGAGCACTCGTATACTAATATCTCTTAGCATTGCAAACCGATTGCAAGGGTATGCCATTCGCAATCTGGGCACCTTCCTATTACCCGGTAAAAAGGAAGCCGTACCGGTTTTCGAACTGATTGGACCGGGTGATGCGCTACCTCGTGCGTTCGAGCCGCTCATGGCGGGATTCGCTGCGGCCTTGAACTGGTTCGAAACCGGATACTGGGCCAGGGCATACGAGACTTTTTCCCGTTTACATACGACTTATCCCGACGACGGGCCTACGGAATTTTATCTCGCGCAGTGCCGCGAACGACTGCACGGAGAGCTTCTCTGA
- a CDS encoding Crp/Fnr family transcriptional regulator, with translation MNNPNHILEMEALFHGLLPEDRDLLRKSGREKTYEKGWPVVHQGDDADAFFYILEGSAEISVQVQDQKTILCRMGPGQFFGELALLTGGPRSASVIALEPSRFSVLSKQAFLECLKSRPSLAMAMIPQLVYLVRDLTEKHAVNALDTYGRIRYFLNRLAQPRDGYRVIEGQWTHADFGRLANCTRESVTQKFQELRKGGWIRVETRPRRRILLLRELPDRF, from the coding sequence ATGAATAATCCCAATCACATACTGGAAATGGAGGCGCTGTTCCATGGGCTGCTGCCGGAGGACAGGGACTTACTCAGGAAGTCCGGGCGGGAGAAAACGTATGAAAAAGGCTGGCCGGTGGTACATCAAGGCGACGACGCCGATGCTTTTTTTTATATTCTGGAAGGATCGGCCGAGATCAGCGTGCAGGTGCAGGATCAGAAAACCATCCTCTGCCGCATGGGGCCCGGCCAATTTTTCGGCGAATTGGCCTTGCTCACCGGCGGGCCGCGTTCGGCGTCGGTGATCGCGCTGGAGCCCTCCCGTTTCTCGGTGCTGTCCAAGCAAGCATTTTTGGAATGTCTGAAATCGCGCCCTTCGCTGGCGATGGCGATGATTCCGCAGTTGGTCTACCTCGTCCGCGACTTGACCGAAAAACATGCGGTCAATGCCCTCGATACCTACGGCCGGATACGATACTTTTTAAACCGCCTCGCACAGCCGAGGGACGGTTACCGCGTAATCGAGGGGCAATGGACACACGCGGACTTCGGTCGCCTGGCCAATTGCACGCGCGAATCGGTCACCCAGAAATTCCAGGAGTTGCGCAAGGGCGGCTGGATACGGGTGGAAACCCGCCCACGCCGGCGCATCCTGCTGCTGCGCGAATTGCCCGATCGTTTTTAA
- the fliI gene encoding flagellar protein export ATPase FliI: MNAALLEPHRWAERLHASRRRVEAPIELVVEGKLSRMVGLTLEAVGCRAAIGARCLVETVSGRGIEAEVVGFAGERLYLMPTGDIQGLEPDCRVIPLGQTCSARVDFSLLGRVIDGGGKPLDGKGPLLTEHTVPLSGKQINPLARRPIREPLDVGVRAINSLLTVGRGQRLGLFAGTGVGKSILLGMMTKYTEADIVVVGLIGERGREVNEFVQKILGEEGLARSVVVATPADYPPLMRMHGALLATAVAEFFRDQGLNVLLLMDSLTRFAQAQREIALAIDEPPATKGYPPSVFAKLPQLVERAGNGDQGGGSITAFYTVLAEGDDTNDPIADAARGVLDGHIVLSRNLADAAHYPAIDIEASVSRVMPDIVTPEHMACSRQLKKLYSIFQQNRDLISVGAYQSGADPRIDEAIRMNPGIMAFLQQDMNAAVNLEHSVTELGNLLGNLLGKSRPH, translated from the coding sequence ATGAATGCGGCCCTGCTCGAACCGCATCGGTGGGCCGAGCGGCTCCATGCGAGTCGGCGCCGTGTCGAGGCGCCGATCGAATTGGTGGTCGAAGGCAAGTTGTCGCGCATGGTGGGGCTGACCTTGGAAGCGGTCGGCTGCCGCGCCGCCATCGGCGCCCGCTGTCTGGTCGAAACCGTCTCCGGGCGCGGCATAGAGGCCGAGGTGGTCGGCTTCGCCGGAGAGCGCCTCTATCTCATGCCGACCGGCGATATCCAGGGCCTGGAGCCGGACTGCCGGGTGATACCCTTGGGGCAAACCTGTTCGGCACGCGTCGATTTCAGCTTGCTCGGGCGGGTGATCGATGGCGGCGGAAAGCCTTTGGACGGCAAAGGACCCTTGCTGACCGAGCATACCGTGCCTCTGAGCGGCAAGCAGATCAATCCCCTGGCGCGCAGGCCCATACGCGAGCCGCTGGATGTCGGTGTGCGCGCCATCAACTCGCTCCTCACCGTCGGGCGGGGCCAGCGCCTGGGATTGTTCGCCGGCACCGGCGTCGGCAAGAGTATATTGCTTGGCATGATGACCAAATATACCGAGGCGGATATCGTCGTGGTGGGGCTCATCGGCGAGCGTGGCCGCGAAGTGAACGAATTCGTGCAGAAGATCCTCGGCGAAGAGGGGTTGGCCCGCTCGGTGGTTGTCGCCACGCCGGCCGACTACCCGCCGTTGATGCGCATGCACGGTGCATTGCTGGCCACGGCCGTGGCCGAATTTTTTCGCGATCAGGGTTTGAACGTCCTGTTGCTGATGGACTCACTCACTCGTTTCGCCCAGGCACAGCGCGAAATCGCTCTGGCCATAGACGAGCCGCCGGCGACCAAGGGGTATCCGCCGTCCGTGTTCGCCAAGTTGCCGCAACTGGTCGAGCGTGCGGGCAACGGCGATCAGGGCGGTGGTTCGATCACCGCTTTTTACACCGTGCTCGCCGAGGGAGACGACACCAACGATCCGATCGCCGACGCCGCCCGGGGGGTATTGGATGGCCACATCGTCCTGTCGCGGAATCTGGCCGATGCCGCACATTATCCGGCCATCGATATCGAGGCATCGGTCAGCCGGGTGATGCCGGACATCGTCACTCCGGAACATATGGCATGCTCGCGGCAGTTGAAGAAGCTCTATTCCATCTTCCAGCAGAACCGGGATCTGATCAGCGTCGGGGCGTATCAAAGCGGTGCTGACCCTAGAATCGACGAGGCTATACGCATGAACCCGGGTATCATGGCGTTTCTGCAGCAAGACATGAACGCCGCGGTAAACCTGGAACATAGTGTTACCGAGTTGGGCAACCTGTTGGGCAACCTGTTGGGCAAAAGCCGGCCCCATTAA
- a CDS encoding tetratricopeptide repeat protein → MISIGRKAVPHIARDLPSIPTSAMVNGLFPWRRSNGLIFALLLGNWTSISWGADQACQSSVAQLVSAQGQVEAQVEQRVAWRPAVLNEGYCVEDRVRTGSLSRAVLAMMQGIATRFSLNQNTLVNFLSVTDRIILSVDYGDVHVRSHTPRHFDVTTPFVNAGIEGTEFLVSADAEQAEIRVFEGNVKVSNAKGSISITAGQTAYARAGQAPQLKLTLKPTDAVQWALYYPPIIDIRALSQTSRNPAIRRAVQNYQAGHLVQALSDLESAPQEEQGSSDYLGLRAGLLLSVGQVDQAEPLVRQALRQRPADPTAQSVLAVIALARNDQRHALELARQAVEHSPQSAAPWLALSYVEQARFDLRKALEAVETALKLDPDNGLVHARHAEILASLERREEAVGAAELATRLNPDLSRTHAVLGFTRLMATNTTEATRDFQHAIEADSFDPLAHFGLGLAKIREGKLEEGTEDIEIAGNLDPNDSLIRSYLGKAYYEQKRGKLAETQFELAKRYDPNDPTPHFYDAIRKQSENRPIEALHDFQSAMALNGNRAVYRSRQMLDSDQAARSAAIGRIYNDLGYGSRALVEGWGSLNQEPTNYSAHRLLADSYAALPRHQVARVSELLQSQLLQSLNVTPLQPSLGETNLPLLSYSGPERLSFHEFNPLFARNKLSGLFSGIAGSNDSYGDEATLSGIYDKFSFSLGQLHYQTNGFRPNNDQQRDIYNAFFQSALNDATSVQVELRNGHTVTGDTRLRFGIENFSPFRRETENSTSYRLGAQHIFSPQSRIIASLNYRQVGSSIHDRLNIIKRLPALTIPSFRVVTLPGGRRSIVPMIQRYPEKDVTLNTNANLDTYSEGPQFEIQHLFLSDHLKLVSGYGHIDFSIQEQSFIDVLPFQLQSGLFVNPAPVLSPSTFSFIRDNIYSYATFLLTPSLAFTTGASIDLFEYGKRIDTTQFNPKFGLLWHPLEDTTVRLAAFRETAFTQDSDAKTIEPTQVAGFNQFFDDYFGAHIWRYGIGLDQELGRDIHFGAEVSYRDVDAPMHDGVASVRSTYYRRTEFLQRTYLYWNPYDWLAGSLNYQYESNRAAQKLGFGFTEVDTHRVPIQLRLFHPSGFTLGVSATYVSQSGIFQQALIWDQSFIGHENFWVADATLDYRLPDRHGLVSVGVKNLFGTRFDYFDTDVRQPQYIPDRVVYGKLTLAF, encoded by the coding sequence GTGATCAGTATCGGGCGGAAAGCCGTTCCACATATTGCGCGTGACCTGCCGTCGATTCCAACGAGCGCGATGGTGAACGGACTATTTCCCTGGCGGAGGTCCAACGGTTTAATCTTCGCATTGTTACTGGGCAACTGGACGAGTATTTCCTGGGGAGCCGACCAAGCCTGCCAGTCTTCCGTCGCTCAACTGGTTTCCGCCCAAGGGCAGGTCGAAGCCCAAGTCGAACAGCGTGTCGCTTGGCGGCCGGCGGTACTCAACGAGGGGTATTGCGTCGAAGACCGCGTCCGTACGGGCAGTTTGAGCCGAGCGGTGCTCGCCATGATGCAAGGTATCGCCACCCGTTTTTCCCTTAACCAGAATACCCTGGTAAATTTCCTTAGCGTCACCGATCGGATAATCCTTTCCGTCGATTATGGCGACGTCCACGTCCGCAGTCATACGCCGCGACATTTCGATGTTACGACGCCTTTCGTTAATGCCGGTATCGAAGGCACAGAATTCCTCGTATCAGCTGATGCCGAACAGGCAGAAATCCGAGTATTCGAAGGGAACGTCAAGGTTTCCAACGCTAAGGGCAGCATCTCCATCACCGCCGGGCAAACCGCCTACGCCCGCGCCGGTCAGGCCCCGCAACTCAAATTGACGCTCAAACCCACGGATGCCGTGCAGTGGGCACTGTATTACCCACCTATCATCGACATCCGCGCTTTGTCGCAAACGAGCCGGAACCCAGCCATTCGCCGCGCCGTTCAGAATTACCAGGCAGGTCATCTAGTTCAAGCCTTGAGCGACCTCGAGTCGGCACCACAGGAAGAGCAAGGTTCAAGCGACTATCTCGGCTTGAGGGCGGGCTTGCTGCTGAGCGTGGGCCAAGTCGACCAGGCCGAGCCTCTGGTCCGACAAGCCTTGCGCCAGCGCCCTGCGGACCCCACCGCTCAATCGGTGCTGGCTGTCATCGCCCTGGCGCGCAACGACCAGCGGCATGCCTTGGAACTGGCACGACAGGCGGTTGAACATTCGCCGCAATCGGCGGCCCCGTGGCTAGCGCTCTCCTACGTGGAACAAGCCCGATTCGATCTGCGCAAAGCGCTGGAAGCGGTCGAAACCGCCCTCAAGCTCGATCCGGACAATGGTTTGGTCCACGCGCGGCATGCCGAGATACTCGCCTCGCTGGAACGACGCGAGGAGGCTGTAGGCGCAGCGGAACTCGCCACCCGGCTGAATCCCGATCTGAGCCGCACTCACGCCGTGCTCGGCTTTACGCGTCTGATGGCAACCAATACCACCGAAGCGACACGCGACTTCCAACATGCGATCGAAGCGGACTCCTTCGACCCGCTGGCGCATTTTGGCCTGGGCTTGGCGAAAATACGCGAAGGCAAGCTGGAGGAAGGCACCGAAGACATCGAGATCGCCGGCAACCTCGACCCCAACGATTCCCTCATACGCAGCTATCTCGGTAAAGCCTATTACGAACAGAAGCGCGGCAAGCTGGCCGAAACGCAGTTCGAGCTCGCCAAACGATACGATCCCAACGACCCCACGCCCCATTTTTACGACGCGATCCGAAAACAGTCCGAGAATCGGCCGATAGAGGCCCTGCACGACTTTCAGAGCGCGATGGCGCTGAACGGCAACCGCGCCGTCTACCGGTCCCGACAGATGCTGGACAGTGATCAGGCCGCGCGCAGTGCCGCGATAGGGCGAATTTACAACGACCTGGGCTACGGTTCCCGCGCCCTGGTCGAAGGCTGGGGGTCGCTCAATCAGGAGCCGACGAACTATTCCGCTCACCGCCTGCTGGCCGACAGCTACGCCGCATTGCCCCGGCATCAGGTCGCGCGCGTGAGCGAGTTGTTACAGTCGCAATTGTTGCAGTCCCTAAACGTAACGCCTCTGCAGCCTAGCCTGGGTGAAACGAACCTGCCTCTCCTGAGCTATTCCGGGCCGGAACGCCTGTCTTTTCACGAATTCAATCCCTTATTCGCGCGCAATAAGTTATCGGGCCTGTTTTCCGGCATCGCCGGTTCCAATGACAGCTACGGGGATGAAGCCACCTTGTCCGGTATATACGACAAGTTTTCCTTCAGTCTGGGGCAGTTGCACTACCAGACCAACGGTTTTCGCCCCAACAATGACCAGCAGCGCGACATTTACAACGCCTTTTTCCAATCCGCCCTAAATGATGCCACCAGCGTGCAAGTGGAGTTGCGCAACGGACATACCGTAACCGGCGACACACGCCTGCGATTTGGCATTGAGAATTTCTCTCCATTCCGTAGGGAAACCGAAAACTCCACCAGTTACCGACTGGGCGCGCAGCACATATTTTCCCCTCAGTCGCGCATTATCGCCTCGTTGAATTATCGTCAAGTGGGATCTTCAATTCATGATCGGTTGAATATTATTAAGCGGTTGCCAGCACTCACAATACCTTCTTTCAGGGTGGTAACCCTGCCCGGTGGCCGGCGCAGCATAGTTCCTATGATCCAGCGTTATCCCGAAAAGGATGTTACCCTCAACACGAACGCCAATTTGGACACCTACAGCGAAGGACCGCAATTTGAGATTCAGCATCTGTTTCTGTCCGACCACTTGAAACTGGTTTCGGGGTACGGCCATATCGATTTCAGTATTCAGGAACAAAGTTTTATTGATGTCCTGCCGTTCCAACTTCAATCCGGCCTATTTGTTAACCCAGCTCCCGTATTATCCCCTTCGACTTTCAGCTTCATCCGCGACAATATTTATTCTTATGCCACATTTCTGCTGACGCCATCGTTAGCATTCACCACCGGCGCCAGTATCGACCTGTTTGAATATGGTAAACGAATCGATACGACCCAGTTCAATCCCAAATTCGGCCTGCTATGGCATCCGCTGGAGGACACAACCGTGCGCCTGGCCGCCTTCCGGGAAACGGCCTTCACCCAGGACAGCGATGCCAAGACCATAGAACCCACCCAAGTAGCAGGATTCAACCAGTTTTTCGATGATTACTTCGGAGCCCACATCTGGCGCTACGGTATCGGACTGGATCAAGAACTCGGCAGGGATATACATTTCGGCGCGGAGGTATCATATCGCGATGTGGATGCACCTATGCACGATGGTGTCGCTAGCGTGAGATCAACATACTATCGGCGCACCGAATTCCTGCAGCGTACCTATTTGTATTGGAATCCTTACGACTGGCTGGCCGGTTCGCTGAACTATCAGTACGAGAGCAATCGCGCTGCCCAAAAGCTTGGATTCGGCTTCACTGAAGTCGATACCCACCGTGTTCCCATACAATTACGCCTGTTCCATCCATCGGGCTTCACCCTGGGTGTTTCTGCAACCTATGTTTCGCAATCAGGAATATTCCAACAGGCCCTGATATGGGACCAATCGTTCATCGGACATGAAAACTTTTGGGTCGCAGACGCTACCTTAGATTACCGGCTGCCAGACAGACATGGTCTGGTCAGCGTGGGAGTTAAAAACCTGTTCGGAACCCGGTTCGACTATTTCGATACCGACGTAAGACAACCGCAATATATTCCCGATCGTGTCGTTTATGGCAAACTCACTCTGGCCTTTTGA
- the fliJ gene encoding flagellar export protein FliJ, with protein MNRLQRLEPIKDLAERREKQAAQAFGESRQKLEAGRKSLNSLVAFRESYSQRFNLSGNQGLGVRRLQEYRAFLDKINKAIADQEQQVQRAERELEEKKRLWEEAHGRVLGMQTLCDKLNTEAYKLEQKREQGEYDDRASRRNGGKTSLSMF; from the coding sequence ATGAATCGACTGCAACGACTGGAGCCCATCAAGGACTTGGCGGAACGCCGTGAAAAGCAGGCCGCCCAGGCATTTGGTGAAAGCCGGCAAAAACTGGAAGCTGGACGCAAGAGTCTGAATAGCCTCGTCGCCTTCCGCGAGAGTTATAGCCAGCGCTTCAACCTGTCCGGCAACCAGGGCTTAGGCGTGCGGCGCCTGCAGGAGTACCGCGCTTTCCTCGACAAGATTAACAAGGCTATCGCGGATCAGGAGCAGCAGGTGCAGCGGGCCGAGCGCGAGTTGGAGGAAAAGAAGCGTCTCTGGGAAGAGGCCCACGGCCGTGTGCTGGGCATGCAGACGCTATGCGACAAACTGAACACCGAAGCCTACAAACTCGAGCAGAAGCGCGAGCAAGGCGAATACGACGATCGTGCCAGCCGGCGGAACGGCGGAAAGACCTCGCTGTCGATGTTTTAA